A genomic stretch from Halopiger aswanensis includes:
- a CDS encoding mechanosensitive ion channel family protein, whose amino-acid sequence MYVLTRLEELLAAYLTLLDNVATFLLTALLAYAVGRVVVLPLLGLAMDYRGTERTLREGLEQVAAAGVIVGAVVVGLWIAGLDFLLERAAILVAGLTVALGFAAQNVVGNLVSGVFIVTDSTFNIGDWIRWSEQEGVIEDIRFRSTRVRTFDNEVITVPNSELTANAVTNAVLNERLRLTVPVSVNYDDDLETVAAVLTDAADDHRDILEHPEPTVRIADLGDTVDVVAAFWIADPDRDTYARVRSSYAREIVDRLDAAGIDLGQANPQALEGEIGVVPPSEVASEWGPAWLSTAESGSEASESDVS is encoded by the coding sequence GTGTACGTACTGACCCGACTCGAGGAACTGCTCGCGGCGTACCTGACGCTGCTGGACAACGTCGCGACATTTCTCTTGACGGCCCTCCTCGCGTACGCGGTCGGTCGCGTCGTCGTCCTCCCGCTGCTCGGACTCGCGATGGACTACCGCGGGACCGAGCGGACACTCCGCGAGGGGCTCGAGCAGGTCGCAGCCGCCGGCGTCATCGTCGGCGCGGTCGTCGTCGGGCTCTGGATCGCCGGCCTCGACTTCCTCCTCGAGCGAGCGGCGATCCTCGTCGCCGGGTTGACGGTCGCGCTCGGCTTTGCGGCGCAGAACGTCGTCGGCAACTTGGTCAGCGGCGTCTTCATCGTCACCGATTCGACGTTCAATATCGGCGACTGGATCCGCTGGTCGGAGCAGGAGGGGGTCATCGAGGACATTCGCTTCCGATCGACGCGGGTCCGGACCTTCGACAACGAGGTGATCACGGTGCCCAACTCCGAACTGACCGCGAACGCGGTCACCAACGCCGTCCTCAACGAACGGCTTCGGCTGACGGTCCCCGTGTCGGTCAACTACGACGACGACCTCGAGACAGTTGCCGCGGTGCTCACGGACGCGGCGGACGACCACCGCGATATCCTCGAGCACCCCGAGCCGACTGTCCGTATCGCGGACCTCGGCGACACCGTCGACGTCGTCGCGGCCTTCTGGATCGCCGATCCCGACCGCGACACCTACGCTCGAGTCCGGTCGTCGTACGCCCGCGAGATCGTCGACCGCCTCGATGCCGCGGGGATCGATCTGGGGCAGGCGAATCCCCAGGCGCTCGAGGGAGAGATCGGCGTAGTACCGCCATCGGAAGTCGCGTCAGAATGGGGCCCGGCGTGGCTTTCGACCGCCGAGTCGGGATCGGAGGCGTCGGAATCCGACGTCTCGTAG
- a CDS encoding isoaspartyl peptidase/L-asparaginase gives MQLLVHGGAGSEPDEPEPRAAVLERAAEAGAEHSSPVDAVEAAVNVLESSPRFNAGVGGAVQSDGEVRTDAGIMTDDRSVGAACSMPGVEHAVSVARVVMEETPHGFVSADHAVSLAEAFDIETGVDLWADRTREQWADLEPPTGGTMAELEWIRERYGNADPGGRESDAESGADSERASTTDTDVHDHDNAERGPASRDPRDHDTVGAVAIDGDALAAATSTGGRWLALAGRVGDVPQVGSGFYCSPAAAVSATGAGEDIARVTLSRRVASHVERGLDAQTAAETAIEEFAELTGSSAGVITVDAAGRLGSAYNSGAMQTARAER, from the coding sequence ATGCAGCTACTCGTTCACGGTGGCGCCGGCAGCGAGCCTGACGAGCCAGAACCCAGGGCAGCGGTCCTCGAGCGGGCGGCCGAAGCCGGTGCGGAGCACTCTTCGCCAGTTGACGCGGTCGAAGCGGCGGTGAACGTCCTCGAGTCCTCGCCGCGGTTCAACGCCGGCGTCGGCGGCGCCGTCCAGAGCGACGGCGAGGTTCGGACGGACGCCGGGATCATGACCGACGATCGGTCGGTCGGCGCGGCCTGTTCGATGCCCGGCGTCGAGCACGCGGTCAGCGTCGCCCGCGTCGTCATGGAAGAAACGCCCCACGGGTTCGTCTCCGCCGACCACGCCGTCTCGCTGGCCGAGGCGTTCGATATCGAAACCGGCGTCGACCTCTGGGCGGATCGCACGCGCGAGCAGTGGGCCGACCTCGAGCCCCCGACCGGCGGGACGATGGCGGAACTCGAGTGGATCCGCGAGCGGTACGGGAACGCGGATCCGGGCGGCCGTGAGTCCGATGCCGAGTCAGGCGCCGATTCAGAACGAGCGTCGACCACCGATACCGATGTCCACGACCACGACAACGCTGAACGAGGTCCAGCGAGCCGCGATCCGCGGGATCACGACACCGTCGGCGCCGTCGCAATCGACGGCGACGCCCTCGCGGCGGCGACCTCCACCGGCGGCCGGTGGCTCGCGCTCGCCGGGCGAGTCGGCGACGTCCCGCAGGTCGGGTCCGGCTTCTACTGCTCGCCCGCCGCGGCCGTGAGCGCGACAGGTGCAGGCGAGGATATCGCTCGAGTCACGCTCTCACGTCGGGTCGCGAGCCACGTCGAGCGCGGCCTCGATGCCCAGACGGCGGCCGAAACGGCGATCGAGGAGTTCGCCGAACTGACCGGCTCGAGTGCCGGCGTCATTACCGTCGACGCGGCGGGAAGACTCGGCTCGGCGTACAACAGTGGGGCGATGCAAACGGCGCGAGCGGAACGCTAA
- the icd gene encoding isocitrate dehydrogenase (NADP(+)) — protein sequence MSYDKIEVPDDGEKITLKEGTEDELEVPDNPIIPIIHGDGIGQDVGPAAQEVLEAAAEATGREINWMRVYAGESAREKYGEDVNLPDETVEAIKEHRVAIKGPLTTPVGAGFRSLNVALRQTLDLYANVRPTYYLDGVPSPMSEPEQMDMVTFRENTEDVYAGIEWEEGTEEVEKVRDFIENEMGFDSTIHDGPVGIGIKPITEKGSKRLVREAIDYALEHDRDKVTLVHKGNIMKFTEGQFSEWGMEVADEEYPDDEVFAAPDSLWEEQDDIDIPEGAVMVEERLADAMLQWMQLRTDEFDVLAMPNLNGDYLSDAAGAQIGGLGIAPGGNFGKGRMLAEPVHGSAPKRAGQDMANPTAMILSGRLMFDYLGWDDAADLIRDAVEETISSGKVTYDLERQLEDAEKLATSEYTAEVVDNIEKLS from the coding sequence ATGAGCTACGACAAAATCGAGGTCCCTGACGACGGGGAAAAGATTACGCTGAAAGAGGGTACCGAAGACGAGCTCGAGGTGCCCGACAACCCGATCATCCCGATCATCCACGGCGACGGAATCGGGCAGGACGTCGGCCCCGCCGCACAGGAAGTCCTCGAGGCCGCCGCGGAAGCGACCGGACGCGAGATCAACTGGATGCGCGTCTACGCCGGCGAGTCCGCTCGCGAGAAGTACGGGGAAGACGTCAACCTCCCCGACGAGACGGTCGAAGCCATCAAGGAACACCGCGTCGCGATCAAGGGCCCGCTCACGACGCCCGTCGGCGCCGGCTTCCGTTCGCTGAACGTCGCGCTGCGCCAGACGCTCGATCTGTACGCGAACGTCCGGCCGACTTACTACCTGGACGGCGTCCCGTCGCCGATGTCCGAGCCCGAGCAGATGGACATGGTGACCTTCCGGGAGAACACCGAGGACGTCTACGCCGGCATCGAGTGGGAGGAAGGCACCGAGGAAGTCGAGAAGGTTCGAGACTTCATCGAGAACGAGATGGGCTTCGACTCGACCATCCACGACGGTCCCGTCGGCATCGGCATCAAGCCGATCACCGAGAAGGGCTCGAAGCGCCTCGTCCGCGAGGCTATCGACTACGCCCTCGAGCACGACCGCGACAAGGTCACGCTCGTCCACAAGGGGAACATCATGAAGTTCACCGAGGGGCAGTTCTCCGAGTGGGGCATGGAGGTCGCCGACGAGGAGTACCCCGACGACGAGGTCTTCGCGGCACCCGACTCGCTGTGGGAGGAGCAGGACGACATCGACATCCCCGAGGGCGCCGTCATGGTCGAGGAGCGACTGGCCGACGCGATGCTCCAGTGGATGCAGCTGCGCACCGACGAGTTCGACGTGCTCGCCATGCCGAACCTCAACGGCGACTACCTCTCCGACGCCGCGGGCGCCCAGATCGGCGGCCTCGGCATCGCACCGGGCGGCAACTTCGGTAAGGGTCGCATGCTCGCCGAACCCGTCCACGGCTCCGCGCCCAAGCGCGCCGGCCAGGACATGGCCAACCCGACCGCGATGATCCTCTCGGGCCGTCTCATGTTCGACTACCTCGGCTGGGACGACGCCGCCGACCTCATCCGCGACGCCGTCGAGGAGACCATCTCCTCCGGCAAGGTCACCTACGACCTCGAGCGTCAGCTCGAGGACGCCGAGAAGCTCGCGACCAGCGAGTACACGGCTGAAGTCGTCGACAACATCGAGAAGCTTTCGTAA
- a CDS encoding nucleotidyltransferase domain-containing protein, translating to MVAVPDRVRKRIDEQLTSLEQRHDITVAFAVARGSHAWGAASPKSDYDVGFVYVPDDLRTYAHLEGASETITESRSDVEYQGSNVRKFAQLLADSNEGAIELLRSPVRYRVAYDPADLTDYVTRAYNPIECYHDWRAIAANNYRKYLSDHLVRSDDAIFPILERTEDGYVVEADDSNAETVTIAADDERFEETQTRPTVKRNLTVYRAAMYARYLKETGERGGHDLPAIDFGAFLAEQAPSVFDPDRIDRARVLLERKRRGEGGVRVDDQVGREFAHPPKQIDPAVHAREGPDHERLNAFIDDVIAAVR from the coding sequence ATGGTAGCCGTTCCGGACCGCGTCCGCAAACGGATCGACGAGCAACTCACGTCCCTCGAGCAGCGCCACGACATCACTGTCGCGTTCGCGGTCGCTCGCGGCAGCCACGCGTGGGGCGCTGCGAGCCCGAAGAGCGACTACGACGTCGGCTTCGTCTACGTCCCCGACGACCTCCGGACCTACGCGCACCTTGAAGGGGCGAGCGAGACGATCACCGAGAGCCGCAGCGATGTCGAATATCAGGGCTCGAACGTCCGCAAGTTCGCACAGTTGCTCGCCGACTCTAACGAGGGCGCGATCGAGCTCCTGCGGAGCCCGGTTCGGTACCGCGTCGCGTACGACCCCGCCGACCTAACTGATTACGTCACGCGCGCGTACAACCCGATCGAGTGCTACCACGACTGGCGGGCGATCGCCGCAAACAACTACCGGAAGTACCTCTCGGACCACCTGGTCCGCAGCGACGACGCGATTTTCCCGATCCTCGAGCGGACCGAGGACGGGTACGTCGTCGAAGCGGACGACAGCAACGCCGAGACGGTGACGATCGCAGCCGACGACGAGCGCTTCGAGGAAACGCAAACCCGGCCCACAGTCAAACGGAATCTCACCGTTTACCGTGCGGCGATGTACGCCCGCTACCTGAAAGAAACCGGGGAGCGGGGTGGCCACGACCTGCCGGCGATCGACTTCGGAGCGTTTCTGGCTGAACAGGCACCCTCCGTCTTCGACCCCGATCGAATCGATCGGGCGCGGGTGCTGCTCGAGCGGAAACGTCGCGGCGAGGGTGGCGTCCGTGTCGACGATCAGGTCGGGCGCGAGTTCGCCCACCCGCCGAAGCAAATCGATCCTGCGGTCCACGCGCGGGAGGGCCCTGATCACGAGCGATTGAACGCGTTCATCGACGACGTAATCGCAGCGGTTCGATGA
- a CDS encoding DUF7835 family putative zinc beta-ribbon protein, whose translation MATTDDSFNGMTEYCDDCDLETLHEVSVQIRTESLKEENSQFSREPYRVSECQRCGNRTSPRMNNA comes from the coding sequence ATGGCAACGACAGATGACTCATTCAATGGGATGACCGAATACTGTGACGACTGCGACCTGGAGACGCTCCACGAGGTGTCGGTCCAGATTCGAACCGAGAGCCTCAAAGAGGAAAACTCACAGTTCTCCCGCGAGCCCTACCGCGTCAGCGAGTGCCAGCGCTGTGGCAACCGCACGAGTCCGCGGATGAACAACGCGTAA
- a CDS encoding glutaredoxin family protein → MVTLYQLDGCPYCEAVADRLEELDIDYESVWVDAPHSERDEVKRVSGQRQVPVIVDEEYGVTMAESERILDFLETSYA, encoded by the coding sequence ATGGTAACGCTGTACCAGCTCGACGGCTGTCCGTACTGCGAGGCCGTCGCCGACCGACTCGAGGAGCTCGACATCGACTACGAGAGCGTCTGGGTCGACGCGCCCCACTCCGAGCGCGACGAGGTCAAGCGCGTTTCCGGGCAGCGACAGGTCCCGGTCATCGTCGACGAGGAGTACGGCGTGACGATGGCCGAATCCGAGCGGATTCTCGACTTCCTCGAGACGAGCTACGCCTGA
- the map gene encoding type II methionyl aminopeptidase, translating to MAESDADVDLESEKYEKHREAGEILAQVREEAAERVEVGASHLEVAEYAEDRIRELGGEPAFPVNISIDEEAAHATPSIDDDTTFGEEMVNLDIGVHVDGWLADTAITVDLSGNPELAEASEQALEAALEVVEPGVETGEIGAEIEDVIDGYGYNPVVNLTGHGLGHWEQHTSPNIPNRAVSQGATLEVGDVVAIEPFATDGGGKVTEGASEEIFALEHEGTVRNRQARAALDQITEEFKTLPFATRWLETDRPEMALRRLKRNDIVHGYPVLKEDDGYLVSQKEHTVIVTEDGCEVTTKGENE from the coding sequence ATGGCCGAATCCGACGCAGACGTGGACCTCGAGTCCGAGAAGTACGAAAAACACCGCGAAGCGGGCGAGATCCTCGCGCAGGTACGCGAGGAAGCAGCCGAACGCGTCGAGGTCGGCGCGAGCCACCTCGAGGTCGCCGAGTACGCCGAGGATCGGATCCGCGAACTCGGCGGTGAACCGGCGTTCCCGGTCAACATCTCGATCGACGAGGAGGCCGCCCACGCCACGCCGTCGATCGACGACGACACCACCTTCGGCGAGGAGATGGTGAATCTGGACATCGGCGTTCACGTCGACGGCTGGCTCGCCGACACCGCGATCACCGTCGACCTCTCGGGTAACCCCGAACTGGCCGAAGCCTCCGAACAGGCGCTGGAGGCCGCCCTCGAGGTCGTCGAACCGGGCGTCGAGACCGGCGAGATCGGCGCCGAAATCGAGGACGTCATCGACGGCTACGGCTACAACCCCGTCGTCAACCTCACCGGGCACGGCCTGGGCCACTGGGAACAACACACCAGTCCCAACATCCCCAACCGCGCCGTCTCGCAGGGGGCGACCCTCGAGGTCGGCGACGTCGTCGCCATCGAACCCTTCGCGACCGACGGCGGCGGCAAGGTCACCGAAGGCGCCAGCGAGGAGATTTTCGCGCTCGAGCACGAGGGAACCGTCCGGAACCGCCAGGCTCGCGCGGCGCTCGATCAGATCACCGAGGAATTCAAAACGCTCCCGTTCGCGACGCGCTGGCTCGAGACGGATCGCCCGGAAATGGCGCTGCGACGGCTCAAGCGAAACGACATCGTCCACGGCTACCCCGTGCTCAAGGAGGACGACGGCTACCTCGTCAGTCAGAAGGAACATACCGTCATCGTCACCGAAGACGGCTGTGAAGTAACGACGAAGGGCGAGAACGAGTAG
- a CDS encoding HIT family protein: MEQVFAPWRIEWIRRDETNSDIEDCVFCELPERDDDRENLLVARSEHAFVMLNNYPYNPGHLMVIPHCHTGDYGELEDEQLLDHAQLKQRTFDALEEALEPDGFNAGLNLGDGAGGSIDDHLHTHVVPRWEGDTNFMPVISDTTVIVEALEDTYDNLHDAFAGQDGAVVSDEDSAVVFE, encoded by the coding sequence ATGGAGCAGGTGTTCGCACCGTGGCGGATCGAGTGGATCAGACGCGACGAGACGAACTCCGACATCGAGGACTGCGTCTTCTGTGAGTTGCCCGAACGGGACGACGACCGGGAAAACCTGCTCGTCGCGCGTAGCGAGCACGCCTTCGTCATGCTGAACAACTACCCCTACAACCCGGGCCACCTGATGGTTATTCCTCACTGTCATACCGGCGACTACGGTGAACTCGAGGACGAGCAGTTGCTCGACCACGCCCAGTTGAAACAGCGCACGTTCGACGCGCTCGAGGAAGCGCTCGAGCCCGACGGCTTCAACGCCGGACTCAACCTCGGCGACGGCGCCGGCGGTTCGATCGACGACCACCTGCACACGCATGTCGTCCCGCGCTGGGAGGGCGACACGAACTTCATGCCGGTCATCAGCGATACCACGGTTATCGTCGAAGCGCTCGAGGACACGTACGACAATCTCCACGATGCGTTCGCCGGGCAGGACGGGGCGGTCGTCTCGGACGAAGACAGCGCCGTCGTCTTCGAGTGA
- a CDS encoding GNAT family N-acetyltransferase produces MTDVHVVDDDKQREDAFAVRQTVFVEEQGVDEDLEYDEHDDPDADAVHFVAYAGGQPVGAARLREYETDDGDVVGKVERVAVLESHREAGVGRELMCATEEAARERGFEAIKLHAQTRVEGFYRSLGYESRGEEFDEAGIPHIEMRKSLE; encoded by the coding sequence ATGACCGACGTACACGTCGTCGACGACGATAAGCAACGGGAGGACGCCTTCGCCGTCCGACAGACCGTCTTCGTCGAGGAACAGGGCGTCGACGAGGACCTCGAGTACGACGAACACGACGACCCGGACGCGGACGCGGTCCACTTCGTCGCCTACGCCGGCGGCCAGCCGGTCGGCGCCGCGCGGCTGCGCGAGTACGAGACCGACGACGGTGACGTCGTCGGGAAAGTCGAACGCGTCGCCGTCCTCGAGTCCCACCGCGAGGCCGGCGTCGGCCGCGAACTAATGTGTGCCACCGAGGAGGCGGCTCGAGAGCGCGGGTTCGAGGCGATCAAACTCCACGCCCAAACTCGAGTCGAGGGGTTCTACCGCTCGCTCGGCTACGAAAGTCGCGGCGAGGAGTTCGACGAAGCGGGAATTCCGCACATCGAAATGCGCAAGTCCCTCGAGTGA
- a CDS encoding DNA-directed RNA polymerase subunit epsilon — MRDDGSEPGPGGPDGVGRDAAVADEYGDESYGAPGTGVDPDPERRLETRPGSGSLSRADVQRDSTVRQWGVVTPSATVIGRPESPDADLSESVRRLHDEQHAATPGYSERAHRLDRLRTTQALCNALEVTPWQRDLALGVMDEIDLTAFGSQRAIEKVALVVIRHVVDVDRRSYFGLDDIDAQALSADRMEELFAQYRAHDITEEETFKKLAAKYGLDTTSLNRLRRVLKEQLEDELPAYGRNPYRDPNLPGVTDRNESPNPADEADSEPA, encoded by the coding sequence ATGAGAGACGACGGTTCCGAACCCGGTCCGGGCGGTCCAGACGGTGTCGGCCGCGACGCGGCCGTCGCCGACGAGTACGGCGACGAGTCGTACGGAGCGCCCGGCACCGGCGTCGACCCTGACCCCGAACGCCGCCTCGAGACCCGTCCCGGGTCCGGATCGCTCTCCCGCGCGGACGTCCAGCGCGACTCGACGGTCCGCCAGTGGGGCGTCGTCACGCCCAGCGCGACCGTCATCGGTCGTCCCGAGTCCCCCGACGCGGACCTTTCGGAGAGCGTCCGCCGCCTCCACGACGAACAGCACGCGGCGACGCCGGGCTACAGCGAGCGCGCCCACCGGCTGGACCGACTGCGAACGACTCAGGCGCTGTGCAACGCCCTCGAGGTGACGCCGTGGCAACGGGACCTCGCGCTCGGCGTCATGGACGAGATCGATCTGACGGCGTTCGGCAGCCAGCGCGCGATCGAGAAGGTCGCGCTGGTCGTGATCCGTCACGTGGTCGACGTCGACCGGCGCTCGTACTTCGGGCTGGACGACATCGACGCGCAGGCGCTGTCGGCCGACCGCATGGAGGAACTGTTCGCTCAGTACCGCGCCCACGACATCACCGAGGAGGAGACGTTCAAGAAGCTCGCCGCGAAGTACGGCCTCGATACAACGAGCCTGAACCGGCTCCGGCGCGTCCTGAAGGAACAACTCGAGGACGAACTGCCGGCCTACGGTCGCAACCCGTACCGCGACCCGAACCTGCCGGGCGTGACCGACCGCAACGAGTCCCCGAACCCGGCCGACGAGGCCGACAGCGAACCGGCCTGA
- a CDS encoding M28 family peptidase, with protein MDGADDSDGDRDHDRERDGNHDATLERALGRAWTDDRAWELLTRLTELPHRMGGSAGERRAAEIVRETFSAVGLEDVRLEEFPMQRWERGTTAFTVLGGDPATGATDDRRDDENGDADGDATDAGRVERSFEAIALPYAPPAEVEGPLVDVGHGTPAEIEDADLEGAIALASTTTPEGQRFVHRMEKFGHAVDAGAEAFVFANHVPGQLPPTGALKFNAEAAVPGIGVSAETGDWLSEYAERGTRARIRFDAETREGSSQNVYGKLGPETDEEVVVVAHYDAHDITEGALDNGCGIATVAAASEILADIEDALECTVRIVGVGCEEIGLLGAEALADRLDLESVRAVVNVDGAGRFRNLRALSHGSEPLADLAEDVASEAGQPVVREPDPHPFSDHWPFLRASVPSLQLHSEPPEGRERGRGWGHTTADTRDKVDPRNLREHAMLTALLVRELTHRSVPRIDEEALRERLREQEYEPGMRAAEIWPPTWD; from the coding sequence ATGGACGGGGCGGACGATTCCGACGGTGACCGCGACCACGATCGGGAGCGCGACGGCAACCACGACGCGACCCTCGAGCGCGCGCTCGGTCGCGCGTGGACCGACGATCGAGCCTGGGAGCTGCTGACGCGACTGACCGAACTCCCCCATCGGATGGGCGGCTCCGCTGGTGAGCGCCGAGCCGCCGAGATCGTCCGCGAGACGTTTTCGGCGGTCGGTCTCGAGGACGTCCGGCTCGAGGAGTTTCCGATGCAGCGGTGGGAACGCGGCACGACGGCGTTCACCGTTCTGGGTGGCGATCCGGCGACCGGCGCGACCGACGATCGGCGCGACGACGAGAACGGAGACGCGGACGGCGACGCGACGGATGCGGGCCGCGTCGAGCGCTCCTTCGAGGCGATCGCGCTCCCGTACGCGCCGCCCGCCGAGGTGGAAGGGCCGCTCGTCGACGTCGGTCACGGAACCCCCGCGGAGATCGAGGACGCCGATCTGGAGGGGGCGATCGCCCTCGCGAGCACGACCACGCCGGAGGGCCAGCGGTTCGTCCACCGCATGGAGAAGTTCGGCCACGCCGTCGACGCTGGCGCGGAGGCGTTCGTCTTCGCCAATCACGTTCCCGGCCAACTCCCGCCGACGGGCGCGCTGAAGTTCAACGCCGAGGCGGCCGTCCCCGGAATCGGCGTCAGCGCCGAGACGGGCGACTGGCTCTCGGAGTACGCCGAACGGGGCACGCGAGCGCGGATTCGGTTCGACGCGGAGACTCGAGAGGGCTCGAGTCAGAACGTCTACGGGAAACTCGGGCCGGAGACGGACGAGGAGGTGGTGGTCGTCGCCCACTACGACGCCCACGACATCACCGAGGGCGCGCTGGACAACGGCTGCGGCATCGCGACCGTCGCCGCCGCGAGCGAGATCCTCGCCGACATCGAGGACGCTCTCGAGTGTACCGTCCGGATCGTCGGCGTCGGCTGCGAGGAGATCGGCCTCTTGGGTGCCGAGGCGCTGGCCGACCGACTGGACCTCGAGTCGGTGCGGGCCGTCGTCAACGTCGACGGCGCGGGTCGGTTCCGGAACCTGCGGGCGCTTTCCCACGGGTCCGAGCCGCTCGCCGATCTCGCCGAGGACGTCGCGAGCGAGGCGGGACAGCCGGTTGTTCGTGAACCCGACCCGCACCCGTTCAGCGACCACTGGCCGTTCCTGCGCGCTAGCGTTCCGTCGCTGCAACTCCACAGCGAGCCGCCCGAGGGACGCGAGCGGGGCCGCGGCTGGGGGCACACGACCGCGGACACGCGGGACAAGGTCGATCCGCGAAATCTGCGCGAACACGCCATGCTGACGGCGCTGCTCGTGCGCGAGTTAACGCACCGGTCGGTGCCGCGAATCGACGAGGAAGCATTACGCGAGCGCCTCCGAGAACAGGAGTACGAGCCGGGAATGCGAGCGGCGGAGATCTGGCCACCGACGTGGGACTGA
- a CDS encoding ABC transporter substrate-binding protein, whose amino-acid sequence MERNYATQDAATRRDWIKYGGAVVTGGLFAGCAGWNGSDSTSESTTDDGQSMGTDEAYEACIEPSGCHTFDGVPETYIVNNGEWADMAFALGKRNGFLTSTNMIPGFLFEPYGLDVPPVSETESLSAGGWDKEIFYELDPDVILMDPNYMHETGWDDSWDRSDTKEIRQNVAPFFGNNILRRREWHNYKLYSLYDAFERLADLFQEHDRYEALADIHRELRTEVRSRLPPEEERPEIALINSASDPSEGTFYPMNTQIEGIEMKPYRDLGIESAFSDEMVDAGTIDYEQLLEVDPEMIIVHWGIGTTGDTDRFSAAAFREQYVTPMEEYAVGDRLTAVRNGAIYPGAFGSQGPLVNLLQTEMVCQQLFPEEFGEFDADSFPDVPESNQLFDRQRVRDIIEGNI is encoded by the coding sequence ATGGAGCGCAATTACGCGACGCAGGACGCGGCGACGCGACGCGATTGGATCAAGTACGGCGGGGCGGTCGTTACCGGCGGCCTATTCGCAGGATGTGCCGGCTGGAACGGTTCCGATTCCACTTCTGAGTCGACGACCGATGATGGTCAGTCAATGGGAACGGACGAAGCGTACGAAGCGTGCATTGAACCCTCGGGATGTCATACCTTCGACGGCGTCCCCGAGACATACATCGTGAACAACGGCGAGTGGGCAGACATGGCGTTTGCTCTCGGAAAGCGGAACGGATTTTTGACATCAACGAACATGATTCCGGGATTCCTCTTCGAGCCGTACGGACTCGACGTCCCGCCGGTCTCGGAAACGGAATCGCTGTCGGCGGGGGGCTGGGATAAGGAGATCTTCTACGAACTCGACCCCGACGTAATTCTGATGGATCCCAACTATATGCACGAAACGGGGTGGGACGACTCGTGGGATCGATCGGACACCAAAGAGATCCGCCAGAATGTGGCTCCGTTCTTCGGGAACAATATCCTTCGACGGCGGGAGTGGCATAATTACAAACTGTACTCGCTGTACGACGCGTTCGAACGGCTCGCGGACCTCTTTCAGGAGCACGACCGATACGAAGCGCTGGCGGACATCCACCGTGAGCTACGGACCGAAGTTCGGTCGCGACTACCCCCCGAAGAGGAACGGCCGGAGATTGCGCTCATTAACAGTGCGTCCGACCCCAGCGAGGGGACCTTCTATCCGATGAACACGCAGATCGAGGGCATTGAAATGAAGCCATACCGAGACCTCGGTATCGAGAGCGCATTCTCGGACGAGATGGTTGATGCGGGGACGATCGATTACGAACAACTGCTCGAAGTCGATCCGGAGATGATCATCGTCCACTGGGGGATCGGAACGACGGGTGACACGGACCGGTTTTCGGCGGCGGCGTTCCGTGAACAGTATGTTACGCCGATGGAAGAGTACGCAGTTGGCGACCGACTGACTGCTGTCCGGAATGGCGCGATCTATCCGGGCGCCTTCGGTTCGCAGGGACCGCTGGTCAATCTCTTGCAGACGGAGATGGTCTGTCAGCAGTTGTTCCCTGAGGAGTTTGGCGAGTTCGACGCAGATTCGTTCCCTGACGTGCCGGAATCGAACCAATTGTTCGATCGACAGCGCGTACGTGATATCATCGAAGGGAACATCTGA